From Acidimicrobiia bacterium, one genomic window encodes:
- a CDS encoding NAD(P)/FAD-dependent oxidoreductase produces MNDVRNPHIGEPFTDDDDAIAAALEDVSVPVLLCSLVHMTGDPSWIRELSLRSVPNAADLQGGLENEELAAIRRRAVPAIAAYRDGGCIPHELSRDVLVEMMAFLAGKPLEGVMVPMFLEDMQFDGADSGAISWGDEVSDEARAASPVVVIGCGLSGILAGIRLSQAGLPFMIVEKDEGPGGTWWENRYPGARVDVGSHHYCYAFEPSHHWTEYFCQQPELRDYFVGVLDKYELRSHCRFRTDVTSLTWDEPTSFWHVGIRNPDGTTEVLEARFVISAVGSLNIPRLPDIAGMDSFAGPSFHSARWPHGLDVTGKRFALVGAGASGFQIAPTIADRVEQLTIFQRTTQWMLPNPLYHAKVPPGDRWAMQHLPFYARWFRFLMLYPGIAMGTEPYRVDPDFRSSEGISINEQNELRRRQLTAWITMHLEDRPDLIEKSIPDYPAMGKRILQDDGSWLRTLEKPNVELVHTRIERIVPEGVLTVDGARHVADVICYATGFRHNDFLASMDVTGRNSVSLRDQWGDEPTAYFGIAIPNFPNLFCMYGPGTNLAHGASLFFHSECQIHYAMDCIHRVLASGARTIEVCKDAHDEYVERYRREIDQLVWSHPSIEHSHYKNPQGKIFTLSPWRLELYWEWTRSADPEQYIVG; encoded by the coding sequence GTGAACGACGTACGGAACCCGCACATCGGTGAACCGTTCACCGACGACGACGACGCCATCGCCGCCGCGCTCGAGGACGTGTCCGTTCCCGTGCTGCTGTGCTCGCTTGTGCACATGACGGGCGATCCGTCTTGGATCCGCGAGCTGTCGCTCCGGAGCGTGCCGAACGCCGCGGACCTGCAAGGCGGTCTCGAGAACGAGGAGCTTGCCGCAATCCGGCGCCGCGCGGTGCCGGCCATCGCCGCCTACCGGGACGGCGGGTGCATTCCGCACGAGCTGTCCCGAGACGTTCTCGTCGAGATGATGGCGTTCCTCGCGGGTAAGCCGCTCGAGGGGGTCATGGTGCCGATGTTCCTCGAGGACATGCAGTTCGACGGCGCCGACAGCGGCGCGATCTCGTGGGGCGACGAGGTGTCGGACGAGGCGAGGGCTGCGTCGCCGGTCGTCGTGATCGGCTGTGGCTTGTCCGGCATCCTCGCGGGGATCCGCCTGTCGCAGGCCGGCCTTCCCTTCATGATCGTCGAGAAGGACGAGGGTCCGGGTGGTACCTGGTGGGAGAACCGGTACCCGGGTGCGCGCGTCGACGTCGGAAGTCATCACTACTGCTACGCGTTCGAGCCGTCGCATCACTGGACCGAGTACTTCTGCCAGCAGCCCGAGCTGCGCGACTACTTCGTCGGAGTGCTCGACAAGTACGAGCTCCGTTCGCACTGCCGCTTCAGGACCGACGTTACGTCCCTGACGTGGGACGAGCCGACGAGCTTCTGGCATGTCGGCATTCGGAACCCGGACGGGACCACGGAGGTCCTCGAGGCGCGGTTCGTTATCAGCGCGGTCGGTTCGCTGAACATCCCCAGGCTTCCGGACATCGCCGGCATGGACTCGTTCGCCGGCCCGTCGTTCCACTCGGCGCGCTGGCCGCACGGGCTCGACGTGACGGGCAAGCGGTTCGCGCTCGTCGGCGCCGGCGCCTCCGGGTTCCAGATCGCGCCGACCATCGCGGACCGGGTCGAGCAGCTCACGATCTTCCAACGGACGACCCAGTGGATGCTGCCGAACCCGCTGTACCACGCGAAGGTGCCGCCCGGTGACCGGTGGGCGATGCAACACCTCCCGTTCTACGCGCGCTGGTTCCGGTTCCTCATGCTCTATCCCGGCATCGCGATGGGGACCGAGCCCTACCGGGTCGATCCGGACTTCCGTTCGAGCGAGGGCATCTCGATCAACGAGCAGAACGAGCTGCGGCGCCGGCAGCTGACGGCGTGGATCACGATGCACCTCGAGGACCGGCCCGACCTGATCGAGAAGTCGATCCCCGACTACCCGGCGATGGGGAAGCGGATTCTCCAGGACGACGGGTCCTGGTTGCGCACGCTCGAGAAGCCGAACGTCGAGCTCGTGCACACGCGCATCGAGCGCATCGTCCCCGAAGGTGTGCTCACCGTCGACGGCGCGCGCCACGTTGCCGACGTCATCTGCTACGCGACCGGGTTCCGCCACAACGACTTCCTCGCGTCGATGGACGTCACCGGGCGGAACAGCGTGTCGCTGCGCGACCAGTGGGGCGACGAGCCGACGGCGTACTTCGGGATCGCGATCCCGAACTTCCCGAACCTCTTCTGTATGTACGGCCCTGGCACGAACCTCGCGCACGGTGCCAGCCTGTTCTTCCATTCCGAATGCCAGATCCACTACGCGATGGACTGCATCCACCGGGTCCTGGCGTCCGGAGCACGGACGATCGAGGTGTGCAAGGACGCGCACGACGAATACGTCGAGCGGTACCGCCGCGAGATCGATCAGCTCGTGTGGTCACACCCGTCGATCGAACACAGCCACTACAAGAACCCGCAGGGCAAGATCTTCACGCTTTCGCCGTGGCGGCTGGAGCTGTACTGGGAGTGGACGCGATCGGCCGACCCCGAGCAGTACATCGTCGGCTGA
- a CDS encoding YdhR family protein, with product MQILIVNFNLDGLSEEEFASSCDELAPAFAAVPGLASKVWLADRAEGIFGGVYTFESEKAVDDFLQSDVFAGVGSTPGLVNISVRRFGVLDGPTRVTRGLAQPAGV from the coding sequence GTGCAGATCCTGATCGTGAACTTCAACCTTGACGGACTCTCAGAGGAGGAATTCGCGAGCTCGTGCGACGAGCTCGCTCCTGCCTTCGCCGCGGTCCCGGGACTCGCTTCGAAGGTTTGGCTCGCCGACCGCGCCGAGGGGATCTTCGGCGGCGTGTACACGTTCGAGTCCGAGAAGGCCGTCGACGACTTCCTCCAGTCGGACGTGTTCGCCGGAGTCGGCTCGACACCCGGTCTCGTGAACATCTCGGTCCGTCGCTTCGGCGTACTCGACGGGCCTACCCGTGTCACCCGTGGGTTGGCGCAGCCCGCGGGCGTCTGA
- a CDS encoding winged helix-turn-helix domain-containing protein encodes MSDGVTLKGRERELASLQRVLDANGPRVAFVYGVAGIGKSALLNAFASGVRGSGTQVWRIDCAAIDPTESSFRAALDAAGWQPGSAGVVLVDTYEMFRIADPWLRHELVPSLSTELRFVIAGRDAPMLEWSTERGRVGGLEILPLVGLTDEAAQAFLADANVAEDHADMICRIARGHPLSLRLAAEADVAHMPIDEVGPRVVAALATAFRAGLDDEGRRLLDAASVPRRVTRGVLEAMACQDPDDAMERLGALSFVDETSEGLRLHDAVQAAVSARLRALEPERFRELRSAAWRHLQNETRRAGASDLHRFTADLLFLIDNPFVREAMFPATAHAFSVERSREEDSEALRTLWHEFETPEGASVLDAWLRLRPDAVRTVRDRTGAVVGCSIVAEWRDIPPSLERADPVVAAWSRHAARDPLPPGQRTLTHRRWLAAGTGEGPSGVQAAALLDVKRDYFRLRPHLGRLYLSVRDPRPFLDALRTLGFRPFDEPIEVGGEPFHLAALDFGPDSVDGWLNRIAAAELGESDQPFLDERDRSVDLGGARIQLSPLEFGVLNTLAAHPAAPVSRADLLREVWGTSYDGGSNTVDVVIRSLRRKLGAVADRIETVRGVGYRLR; translated from the coding sequence ATGAGCGACGGCGTCACGCTGAAGGGACGGGAGCGCGAGCTCGCGTCCCTTCAGCGCGTGCTCGACGCGAACGGGCCGCGTGTGGCGTTCGTCTACGGCGTCGCGGGCATCGGCAAGTCGGCACTGCTCAACGCCTTCGCGAGCGGAGTGCGAGGGTCCGGAACTCAGGTGTGGCGGATCGACTGCGCGGCCATCGATCCGACGGAGTCGAGCTTTCGCGCGGCGCTCGACGCGGCGGGCTGGCAACCAGGAAGCGCTGGCGTCGTGCTCGTCGACACCTATGAGATGTTCCGCATCGCCGATCCCTGGTTGCGGCACGAACTGGTTCCGTCGTTGTCGACGGAACTGCGCTTCGTCATCGCCGGGCGCGACGCCCCGATGCTCGAATGGTCGACCGAGAGGGGTCGAGTGGGCGGGCTCGAGATCCTCCCGCTCGTCGGGTTGACCGATGAGGCCGCGCAAGCCTTTCTCGCCGACGCGAATGTGGCGGAAGACCACGCTGACATGATTTGCCGAATCGCGCGCGGCCACCCTCTGTCGCTTCGCCTCGCCGCGGAGGCAGACGTCGCCCACATGCCGATCGACGAGGTCGGGCCGCGCGTGGTCGCCGCGCTGGCGACCGCGTTTCGCGCCGGCCTCGATGACGAGGGTCGCCGACTCCTCGACGCTGCATCGGTGCCTCGCCGAGTGACGAGAGGTGTCCTCGAGGCAATGGCGTGCCAAGACCCAGACGACGCGATGGAGAGACTCGGGGCGCTCAGCTTCGTAGACGAAACATCGGAAGGGTTGCGGCTGCACGATGCGGTGCAAGCCGCAGTCTCCGCCCGGCTACGCGCCCTCGAACCTGAGCGGTTCCGCGAACTGCGCTCGGCCGCGTGGCGCCATCTCCAGAACGAGACACGGCGGGCGGGCGCGAGTGACCTCCACCGATTCACCGCGGACCTCCTTTTCCTCATCGACAACCCGTTCGTCCGCGAGGCGATGTTCCCCGCGACTGCCCATGCGTTCAGTGTCGAGAGGTCGCGGGAGGAGGACTCCGAAGCTCTGCGAACGTTGTGGCACGAATTCGAGACACCGGAGGGCGCCTCGGTGTTGGACGCGTGGTTGCGCCTTCGTCCTGACGCGGTCCGAACGGTTCGCGACCGGACCGGAGCCGTCGTCGGGTGTTCGATCGTCGCCGAGTGGCGAGACATCCCGCCCTCTCTCGAACGAGCCGACCCAGTCGTCGCAGCTTGGTCGCGGCACGCCGCGCGTGACCCGCTGCCTCCCGGCCAGCGGACTCTCACCCACCGGCGCTGGCTCGCCGCCGGCACGGGCGAGGGCCCGAGCGGCGTGCAGGCCGCGGCGTTGCTCGATGTCAAGCGTGATTACTTCCGTCTGCGGCCACACCTGGGTCGGCTCTACCTCAGCGTCCGCGACCCCCGGCCCTTCCTCGACGCGCTGCGCACGCTCGGCTTCCGTCCCTTCGACGAACCCATCGAGGTCGGCGGCGAACCGTTCCATCTCGCGGCGCTCGACTTCGGACCGGACTCCGTCGACGGGTGGCTCAACCGCATCGCCGCGGCCGAACTCGGCGAGAGCGATCAGCCATTCCTCGATGAGCGCGACCGCAGCGTCGATCTCGGTGGCGCTCGCATCCAGTTGTCGCCCCTCGAATTCGGAGTGCTGAATACGCTCGCCGCCCACCCTGCGGCGCCGGTGTCGCGCGCCGACCTACTCCGCGAGGTATGGGGCACGAGTTACGACGGTGGCAGCAACACGGTCGACGTCGTGATTCGCAGCCTCCGCAGGAAACTGGGCGCCGTTGCCGACCGCATTGAGACTGTCCGCGGCGTCGGCTACCGACTCAGGTGA
- a CDS encoding YVTN family beta-propeller repeat-containing protein yields the protein MLLIGGLLAVGLPGGTAVASTTTTVPVGSAPYGVAVNPNTKIVFVANSGNGTVSVIDGRTNTVTATIPVGSAPFGVAVNPHTNTVYVTNSGDQNVSVIDGRTNTVTATIPVGTIPTGVAVNPNTNTVYVANNGSDNSVSVIDGRTNTVTATIEPGASPYAVAVNPNTNTVYVTGSATVFVIDGRTNTLTATILDFGGPASVAVNPNTNTVYVANSNGTVLVIDGRTNTVNATITVGGDQTAVAVNPNTNTVYVTNATDNTVAVINGRTNTVTATIPVGTGPYGVAVNRNTNTVYVTNQNNNTVSVISER from the coding sequence GTGTTGCTGATCGGCGGGCTGCTCGCGGTCGGGTTGCCTGGTGGGACGGCGGTCGCGTCCACGACCACCACAGTCCCAGTGGGCTCCGCTCCGTACGGTGTGGCGGTGAACCCGAATACCAAGATTGTCTTTGTCGCCAACAGCGGCAACGGCACGGTGTCGGTGATCGACGGGCGGACCAATACCGTGACCGCCACGATCCCGGTCGGCTCCGCTCCGTTCGGTGTGGCGGTGAATCCGCATACCAACACCGTCTATGTCACCAACAGCGGCGACCAGAATGTGTCGGTAATCGACGGGCGGACCAATACCGTGACCGCCACGATCCCCGTCGGCACCATTCCGACTGGTGTGGCGGTGAACCCGAATACCAACACCGTCTATGTCGCCAACAACGGCTCCGACAACTCGGTGTCGGTGATCGACGGGCGGACCAATACCGTGACCGCCACCATCGAACCCGGCGCCAGTCCGTACGCGGTGGCGGTGAACCCGAACACCAATACCGTGTATGTCACCGGCAGCGCCACGGTGTTTGTGATCGACGGGCGGACCAATACCCTGACCGCCACGATCCTCGACTTCGGCGGTCCGGCCAGTGTGGCCGTGAACCCAAACACCAACACCGTCTATGTCGCCAATAGCAACGGCACGGTGTTGGTGATCGACGGGCGGACCAATACCGTGAACGCGACGATCACCGTCGGCGGCGATCAAACCGCGGTGGCGGTGAACCCGAATACCAACACCGTCTATGTCACCAACGCGACCGACAACACGGTGGCGGTGATCAACGGGCGGACCAATACCGTGACCGCCACGATCCCCGTCGGCACCGGTCCGTATGGTGTGGCGGTGAATCGGAACACCAATACCGTCTATGTCACCAACCAGAACAACAACACGGTGTCGGTGATCAGCGAGCGCTGA
- a CDS encoding GNAT family N-acetyltransferase, whose translation MVQHDHGTNARAGTYRGKSGIAQFIALITELTDGALTTDVKEILGGDEYATVIETATGKRQGQELNLDVCTLYHVNNAGAVDEIHIMPLDCPFGISSGHDTRAHACRSVRVIFWRGDAGGGGDPERAFWAAMAEVRPLASAEVELVVSVLGLARLHQGDGFYLVAWERNEPVGHAHLALTDPPELQDVEVRLEYRRRGIASALTARAEDEARTRGFDRLCLTVSVDNAPAQALYRQCGYVDAGVAPKRVMGTIEIRSGPIEVDDTLLTWEKRLSDSAP comes from the coding sequence GTGGTCCAGCATGACCACGGAACCAACGCGCGGGCGGGTACCTATCGCGGGAAGTCGGGCATCGCTCAGTTCATCGCCCTCATCACCGAATTGACCGACGGGGCGCTAACGACCGATGTCAAAGAGATCCTCGGCGGCGATGAATACGCAACGGTGATTGAAACCGCGACGGGCAAGCGGCAAGGGCAGGAACTGAACCTCGATGTGTGCACCCTGTACCACGTGAACAACGCAGGCGCAGTCGACGAGATACACATCATGCCGCTCGATTGCCCGTTTGGGATCAGTTCTGGGCATGACACCAGAGCGCATGCGTGCCGCTCGGTGCGGGTGATCTTCTGGCGCGGCGACGCTGGTGGCGGCGGCGATCCGGAGCGGGCATTCTGGGCGGCGATGGCAGAAGTTCGCCCGCTCGCTTCCGCCGAAGTTGAGCTAGTTGTGTCCGTGCTCGGATTGGCGCGGCTGCACCAAGGGGATGGGTTCTATCTCGTCGCTTGGGAACGCAACGAGCCGGTTGGGCATGCGCACCTCGCGCTGACCGATCCACCGGAACTGCAGGATGTGGAGGTCCGCCTCGAGTATCGGCGACGCGGAATTGCTTCAGCGCTTACTGCCCGCGCCGAGGACGAGGCGCGCACGCGAGGTTTCGATCGGCTGTGCCTCACCGTCAGTGTTGACAACGCCCCTGCTCAGGCGCTGTACCGACAGTGCGGGTACGTCGATGCGGGCGTCGCGCCGAAGCGTGTGATGGGGACGATCGAGATCCGGTCGGGACCGATCGAGGTCGACGACACGTTGCTGACATGGGAGAAGCGTCTGAGCGACTCCGCGCCATAG
- a CDS encoding NAD(P)/FAD-dependent oxidoreductase: MKPSAEELFGPEGTPRAVVVGAGFGGIAAGVKMKRAGIHSFTIYESSLGIGGTWWDNTYPGAEVDVGSHLYSYSFKPHDWTRTHAQQAELQKYLEETVDEYGLRPHLRLGVAVESATWDDDRHVWTVRLDDGTTDECHVLISGVGFLNVPRYPDWPGLDEFEGPEFHTSRWEHQHDLTDKVVAVVGTGSTATQIVPAIQPIVAHLYLFQREPGWVMPKGERDFTDEERRAFSNPWRRKKERLRLKWLMEKNIWGGKIFRVDTKENAARRQFCLDYIAKNFEDRPDLREAVTPAYPYPGKRPVFATTFYPALKEPNVELIPKAVASVTRTGIVDVDGVERRIDVLVMATGFQPANYLARLKVLGRTGTTLNEYWAGEPHAFLGITVPEFPNFFMLYGPGTNGGEIVTMLESQSEYAVRAMLRMRRERVTAVEVRPSFDALWNRWLQSKMVGTSWTMSNNYFKAPTGKVVTQWPTSCSVYRALTKVFGGVSDTTRRRRVV; encoded by the coding sequence ATGAAGCCCAGCGCCGAGGAGTTGTTCGGTCCCGAGGGAACGCCGCGGGCGGTGGTCGTCGGCGCCGGCTTCGGCGGGATCGCCGCCGGCGTGAAGATGAAGCGCGCCGGGATCCACTCGTTCACGATCTACGAGTCGTCGCTCGGCATCGGGGGGACGTGGTGGGACAACACCTACCCCGGCGCCGAGGTCGACGTCGGCTCGCACCTGTACTCGTACTCGTTCAAGCCGCACGACTGGACCCGCACCCACGCCCAGCAGGCCGAGCTGCAGAAGTACCTCGAGGAGACCGTCGACGAGTACGGGTTGCGCCCGCACCTGCGCCTCGGGGTGGCCGTCGAGTCGGCCACGTGGGACGACGACCGCCATGTGTGGACGGTCCGGCTCGACGACGGCACCACCGACGAGTGCCACGTGCTCATCAGCGGCGTGGGGTTCCTGAACGTCCCTCGCTACCCCGACTGGCCGGGGCTCGATGAGTTCGAGGGCCCCGAGTTCCACACCTCGCGTTGGGAGCACCAACACGACCTGACCGACAAGGTCGTCGCCGTGGTGGGCACGGGCTCCACGGCCACGCAGATCGTTCCCGCCATCCAGCCGATCGTGGCGCACCTGTACCTGTTCCAGCGCGAACCGGGCTGGGTCATGCCCAAGGGCGAACGCGACTTCACCGACGAGGAGCGCAGAGCGTTCTCGAACCCGTGGCGGCGCAAAAAGGAGCGCCTTCGGCTGAAGTGGCTGATGGAGAAGAACATCTGGGGCGGCAAGATCTTCCGGGTCGACACGAAGGAAAACGCCGCCCGCCGCCAGTTCTGCCTCGACTACATCGCCAAGAACTTCGAGGATCGCCCCGACTTGCGGGAGGCCGTCACCCCCGCGTACCCCTACCCGGGCAAGCGGCCGGTCTTCGCCACGACGTTCTACCCCGCGCTCAAGGAGCCCAACGTCGAGCTGATCCCCAAGGCGGTCGCCTCGGTGACCCGCACGGGGATCGTCGACGTCGACGGCGTCGAGCGGAGGATCGACGTCCTCGTGATGGCGACGGGCTTCCAGCCGGCCAACTACCTCGCGCGGCTGAAGGTCTTGGGCCGCACGGGCACAACGCTCAACGAGTACTGGGCCGGCGAGCCGCACGCCTTCCTCGGCATCACGGTCCCCGAGTTCCCCAACTTCTTCATGCTCTACGGGCCGGGCACCAACGGTGGGGAGATCGTCACGATGCTCGAGAGCCAGTCCGAGTACGCCGTGCGCGCGATGTTGCGCATGCGGCGCGAGCGCGTGACGGCCGTCGAGGTCAGGCCGAGCTTCGACGCCCTGTGGAACCGGTGGCTCCAGTCCAAGATGGTTGGCACCTCCTGGACAATGAGCAACAACTACTTCAAGGCGCCCACGGGCAAGGTCGTCACCCAGTGGCCCACCAGCTGCTCGGTCTACCGAGCTCTCACCAAGGTGTTCGGCGGCGTCAGCGACACGACCCGCCGGCGACGGGTTGTCTGA
- a CDS encoding bleomycin resistance protein translates to MTQPQQSGTLCGFDHVALPMQNTEAMVAFYRSLGLEVDETPHLVSVHVGDQMINFHRAATWQREGFTLRAPAAQPPCGDLCFVWGGSPESLHAVLDSAGADIIEGPVARRGARGADASSVYVRDPDGNLLEFMIYPRDVA, encoded by the coding sequence ATGACGCAACCTCAGCAGTCCGGAACTCTCTGCGGCTTCGATCACGTCGCCCTTCCGATGCAGAACACCGAAGCCATGGTGGCGTTCTATCGCTCGCTCGGATTGGAGGTCGACGAGACTCCCCACCTGGTGTCGGTCCATGTCGGCGACCAGATGATCAACTTTCATCGTGCGGCGACATGGCAGCGGGAAGGCTTCACCCTCCGGGCACCGGCCGCGCAACCGCCGTGCGGCGATCTCTGCTTCGTGTGGGGCGGATCACCGGAATCGCTGCACGCGGTGCTGGACAGTGCGGGGGCCGACATCATCGAGGGTCCAGTGGCGCGACGAGGCGCTCGCGGCGCTGATGCGTCGAGCGTGTATGTGCGCGACCCGGATGGAAACCTCCTGGAGTTCATGATCTACCCCCGAGACGTCGCATGA
- a CDS encoding amidohydrolase family protein codes for MEPATGIYSCDDHLDLRAVPPELWQSRLPRAEAERGPHVVEREGESVWVCEDRVLGGSGNPRNSDLLKSLNAISRAGIDDDGFRAGNPELRLQDMERDGLLGSVIYGPLALGLPIFDPALQDACYAAWNDWAVQEFNAVAPDRLCVLAFLPGHSPEAAAAELERCAELGHRGAIIDVFDIDVGDPAWDELWVAAERTGLPISFHLKGGTSSNLSYRMGKWQSAAFATVLPLQLDEPLAIMMFCGALERHPGLTLVLAESGVGWLPYFLARADLEWRNLRDKIDYSTRTPPSELFRRQVMATFEEDALGTDLIPLLGADSCMWASDYPHTDSTFPFSRRAIEETLGTLPAADRRKITMTNCAQLYRLTPAP; via the coding sequence ATGGAACCGGCGACCGGCATCTACTCCTGCGACGACCACCTGGATCTTCGTGCGGTGCCGCCCGAGCTGTGGCAGTCACGGCTGCCGCGTGCCGAGGCCGAGCGCGGACCGCACGTGGTCGAGCGCGAGGGCGAGTCGGTATGGGTGTGCGAAGACCGCGTGCTGGGCGGCAGTGGGAACCCCCGGAACAGCGACCTCTTGAAGAGCCTCAACGCGATCTCGCGAGCCGGCATCGACGACGACGGCTTCCGTGCCGGCAACCCGGAGCTGCGGCTGCAGGACATGGAGCGCGACGGCCTGTTGGGCTCGGTGATCTACGGACCGCTCGCGCTGGGTCTTCCGATCTTCGACCCCGCGTTGCAGGACGCGTGCTACGCGGCGTGGAACGACTGGGCGGTCCAGGAGTTCAATGCGGTCGCTCCCGATCGGCTGTGCGTCCTCGCGTTCCTGCCCGGCCACTCGCCGGAGGCAGCGGCGGCCGAACTCGAGCGGTGCGCGGAACTCGGCCACCGCGGCGCGATCATCGACGTCTTCGACATCGACGTCGGCGACCCTGCCTGGGACGAGTTGTGGGTAGCCGCGGAGCGCACCGGCCTCCCCATCAGCTTCCATCTCAAGGGCGGGACCTCCTCCAATCTCAGCTACCGGATGGGCAAGTGGCAGTCGGCGGCGTTCGCCACGGTCTTGCCGCTGCAGCTCGACGAGCCGCTCGCGATCATGATGTTCTGCGGCGCACTCGAGCGGCATCCCGGTCTCACGCTGGTGCTCGCGGAGTCAGGCGTCGGATGGTTGCCGTACTTCTTGGCGCGCGCCGACCTGGAGTGGCGCAACCTCCGCGACAAGATCGACTACTCCACCCGTACCCCTCCGAGCGAGCTATTCCGTCGCCAGGTGATGGCCACCTTCGAGGAGGACGCGCTGGGCACCGATCTCATTCCGCTCCTGGGCGCCGACTCGTGCATGTGGGCATCGGACTATCCGCACACCGACAGCACCTTTCCCTTTTCGCGGCGCGCGATCGAGGAGACGCTCGGCACCCTGCCCGCAGCGGACCGCCGCAAGATCACGATGACCAACTGTGCCCAGCTGTACCGCTTGACGCCGGCGCCCTGA